Proteins from a genomic interval of Yarrowia lipolytica chromosome 1E, complete sequence:
- a CDS encoding uncharacterized protein (Compare to YALI0E16368g, similar to uniprot|P39692 Saccharomyces cerevisiae YFR030w MET10 sulfite reductase flavin-binding subunit, similar to Saccharomyces cerevisiae MET10 (YFR030W); ancestral locus Anc_7.185) yields MAPSVQDNRSASPQSDKGAKTKAPQITTSSPAFPFPLSADIASVAGTSNLTGQALVEQTAYALSKALFSYSPESFDLDRAVKTWNAKDQTNGAGKVPYFVELESRVGAAAILLGYIYNQTGSNAPSGAQSVLASSATLKLMAPVLATYSAKPTASSPLAFNIAAVDYDHDAEQLVTDYSSVFEVARSIGLGLVSSTKPSEAQNMTVLATLLSIANPTVHVYDGLHFLRQTSRVSDIKATKAVYDLYSSLVDSSNASVAAVLDNFNAAVGTSYKAFEYEGAADAKQVYVVFGSAEAEAAREILPKSAGLIVVRIYSPFLEAEFLKTLPKTTESITVVGQVQNSVAVESAYEHSLLFADVSGAIAFSADFGRVKVHEVKYARSLEIDGLSLGDLLGIETTPKPHYTFFNLDNAATANTAAATAHVLALDKAAVTYYSEYDNYTAGGVVKTTISTDRAIPKSLTVVSDLSIVRSLNVTAPETDLLLVGSSKQEDLDKALTDSFKLSVALSGAAVHIVDPSIVGDNAETSGRTESMIEQLAFWKLAHPELSLDQITTKIVQANGVDTELVASTVAKLAETVYESALTEINTEGWGTVEGETELEVPPYFTVNAFGPANVRGEDEEGGAAAASISEAAKRVVFKEAYGTENSLRPDISTKNFVVKVQEKRRVTPENYDRNIFHVEFDITGTGLKYEIGEALGVHARNNAELVDQFIESYGLNPNELVSIRNSEDSSLSETRTVLQICREHLDLFGKPPKRFYEALAPFATDAAEKAALEKIASPAGAEELKKRSEVDTDSFVDILAEFPSARPTIADLVQIVAPLKRREYSIASSQKVHPNAVHLLIVVVDWVDPKGRKRFGQASKYINDLKVGEELVVSVKPSVMKLPPLTTQPIIMSGLGTGLAPFKAFVEEKAWQREQGHEIGDVYLYLGSRHKREEYLYGELWEAYKDAGVITHIGAAFSRDQPQKIYIQDRIRQSMPDLVDAFVKKEGGFYLCGPTWPVPDVTQVLSEIIETEAEERGEKLDSARAIEELKDAGRYVLEVY; encoded by the coding sequence atgGCTCCTTCAGTCCAGGACAACCGTTCGGCATCGCCCCAGTCCGATAAGGGCGCAAAGACCAAGGCGCCGCAGATCACCACCTCGTCTCCGGCCTTCCCCTTCCCTCTGTCGGCAGACATTGCCTCCGTGGCCGGAACCTCCAACCTGACGGGCCAGGCGCTGGTGGAGCAGACTGCCTACGCGCTATCCAAGGCGCTCTTCTCCTACTCGCCCGAGTCGTTTGATCTCGACCGAGCCGTCAAGACCTGGAACGCCAAGGACCAGACCAACGGCGCAGGCAAGGTCCCTTACTTTGTCGAGCTCGAGTCCCGAGTCGGAGCCGCCGCTATCCTGCTGGGCTACATCTACAACCAGACCGGATCCAACGCCCCCTCCGGAGCCCAGAGCGTGCTGGCCTCCTCAGCTACCCTCAAGCTCATGGCTCCCGTGCTGGCCACCTACTCCGCTAAGCCCACCGCTTCCTCCCCTCTGGCGTTCAATATTGCCGCTGTCGACTACGACCACGACGCCGAGCAGCTGGTGACCGACTACTCCTCCGTGTTCGAGGTTGCCCGAAGCATCGGACTCGGCCtggtctcctccaccaagcCCTCCGAGGCCCAGAATATGACCGTTCTCGCTACCCTGCTGTCGATTGCCAACCCCACCGTCCACGTCTACGACGGCCTGCACTTTCTGCGACAGACCTCCCGAGTCAGTGACAtcaaggccaccaaggctgTGTACGACCTGTACTCATCGCTGGTGGACTCTTCCAACGCCTCCGTGGCCGCCGTGCTCGACAACTTCAACGCTGCCGTAGGAACCAGCTACAAGGCGTTTGAGTACGAGGGAGCCGCGGATGCCAAGCAGGTGTATGTGGTGTTTGGATCcgccgaggccgaggctgccCGAGAGATTCTGCCCAAGTCTGCCGGACTCATTGTCGTGCGAATCTACTCCCCCTTCCTTGAGGCCGAGTTCCTCAAGACTCTGCCCAAGACCACCGAGTCCATCACCGTGGTGGGCCAGGTCCAGAACTCTGTCGCCGTCGAGTCTGCCTACGAGCACTCGCTGCTGTTCGCTGACGTGTCCGGAGCCATTGCCTTCTCTGCTGACTTTGGCCGAGTCAAGGTCCATGAGGTCAAGTATGCCCGGTCTCTGGAGATTGACGGTCTTTCTCTCGGAGACCTTCTCGGAATCGAGACCACCCCCAAGCCCCACTACACCTTCTTCAACCTGGACAatgctgccactgccaaCACCGCAGCTGCCACTGCTCAcgttctggctctggacaAGGCTGCCGTCACCTACTACTCCGAGTACGACAACTACACTGCCGGAGGAGTGGTCAAGACCACCATCTCGACCGACCGGGCTATCCCCAAGAGCCTCACCGTTGTCAGCGATCTGTCCATTGTGCGATCTCTCAACGTGACTGCTCCCGAGAccgatctgctgctggtcgGCTCTAGCAAGCAGGAGGACCTTGACAAGGCTCTGACCGACTCCTTCAAGCTGTCTGTCGCTCTATCAGGTGCCGCTGTCCACATTGTTGATCCTTCTATTGTCGGAGACAATGCCGAGACCTCTGGGCGAACCGAGAGCATGATTGAGCAGCTTGCCTTCTGGAAGCTCGCCCACCCCGAGCTTTCTCTGGATCAGATCACCACAAAGATTGTCCAGGCTAACGGTGTCGACACCGAGCTGGTTGCTTCCACCGTCGCCAAGCTCGCCGAGACCGTCTACGAATCTGCCCTCACCGAAATCAACACTGAGGGATGGGGAACCGTTGAGGGTGAGACCGAGCTCGAGGTGCCCCCTTACTTCACCGTCAATGCCTTTGGCCCCGCCAACGTTCGAGgtgaggacgaggagggcggagctgctgctgcctccatttccgaggctgccaagcgAGTCGTGTTCAAGGAGGCCTACGGAACCGAGAACTCTTTGCGACCCGATATCTCCACCAAGAACTTTGTGGTAAAGGTGCAGGAGAAACGACGAGTGACTCCCGAGAATTACGACCGAAACATCTTCCATGTCGAGTTCGACATTACCGGCACCGGTCTCAAGTACGAGATTGGAGAGGCTCTTGGTGTTCACGCTCGAAACAATGCCGAGCTGGTTGACCAGTTCATTGAGTCTTACGGCCTGAACCCCAACGAACTTGTTTCTATCCGAAACTCTGAGGACTCTTCTCTATCGGAGACTCGAACTGTTCTGCAGATCTGCCGAGAGCACCTCGATCTCTTTGGAAAACCCCCTAAGCGATTCTACGAGGCTCTTGCTCCCTTTGCCACTGACGCCgctgagaaggctgctctggagaagattgccTCTCCTGCTGGtgccgaggagctcaagaagcgatCTGAGGTTGATACCGATTCTTTTGTTGACATTCTTGCCGAGTTCCCTTCTGCCCGACCCACCATTGCCGATCTTGTCCAGATTGTTGCTCCCCTGAAGCGACGAGAGTATTCCATTGCCTCTTCCCAGAAGGTGCACCCCAACGCCGTCCATCTGCTTATTGTGGTGGTCGACTGGGTGGACCCCAAGGGCCGAAAGAGATTCGGACAGGCTTCCAAGTACATCAACGACCTCAAGGTTGGCGAGGAGCTGGTTGTGTCTGTCAAGCCCTCCGTCATGAAGCTGCCTCCTCTCACCACTCAGCCCATCATCATGTCTGGTCTGGGTACCGGTCTGGCACCCTTCAAGGCCTttgttgaggagaaggcctGGCAGAGAGAGCAGGGCCACGAAATTGGAGacgtgtacttgtatcttgGATCTCGACACAAGAGAGAGGAGTATCTGTACGGAGAGCTCTGGGAGGCCTATAAGGATGCCGGAGTCATCACCCACATTGGTGCTGCCTTCTCTCGAGACCAACCCCAGAAGATTTACATCCAGGACCGAATCCGACAGTCCATGCCCGATCTGGTTGATGCctttgtcaagaaggagggagGTTTCTACCTCTGTGGTCCTACCTGGCCTGTTCCTGATGTGACCCAGGTTCTTTCCGAGATCATTGAGACTGAGGCTGAGGAACGAGGCGAGAAGCTTGACTCGGCTCGAGCCAttg
- a CDS encoding uncharacterized protein (Compare to YALI0E16390g, no similarity) yields the protein MATFRICKYIYLHKNMPTAQGLVSSGIDRDASEWTKYPHSPLQLSIDTTPTGGAKISLKYENTSVEHLDIDEIDERFGSIYGTNNPPLVASCKQPGIGFKYLVKRFHTMVSVQRGVVSE from the coding sequence ATGGCGACGTTCAGGATCTGCAAATACATCTATCTGCACAAAAACATGCCAACTGCACAGGGACTGGTCAGCAGCGGCATTGACCGCGACGCGTCCGAATGGACCAAATACCCACACTCGCCCCTTCAGCTCTCCATTGATACCACCCCCACCGGGGGCGCGAAAATCTCCCTCAAATACGAAAACACCTCTGTGGAGCATCTCGACATAgacgagattgacgagCGGTTCGGATCCATCTACGGAACAAACAACCCGCCGTTGGTGGCCAGTTGTAAACAGCCAGGAATTGGCTTCAAGTACTTGGTGAAGAGATTCCATACCATGGTGAGTGTGCAACGAGGAGTCGTTTCTGAATAA